TACAATGGTAAAAACGCCGATGCTATGGTGGGATATTACGTTGTTCCGAAATTTGCGAACAGGGTAAGTTTTACCGATCGGTCGTACTTGGCTCCTGTTGGACTGAATCAGATTCAACAATATGCAAATTTGGGCTATATCTTAACACAGACGCCAGGCTGGCAATAGATAGCATTGTATTAAAAGGCCTTTCTGAATTTCAGAAAGGCTTTTTAATACATAATGAATTTTGATTTACATGAAGATGCATAAAAATGCAATATCATTTCTGTTTTATGCATAAAAACGCTATTTTTAAGAAAACATTACGCATGAGGTTTCCAATTATCACCTTTTTTATTGCATTATCCTGCGTTTTTAACGTTGCGATAGCACAGCAGTCCTTCAAATTTGCCCACGTAACAGACACGCATGTCGGTGGTGCAACAGGTGAGGAGGATTTGCGACGTACTGTAAAGGACCTGAATACATTGAAAGATATTGATTTCGTTATACTTTCTGGAGATATCACCGAGTTTGGTGCTGATCATGAGTTAAAGCTTGCGAAGCGAATCTTAGATAGTTTGCAGCTGCCTTGGTATGTGATTCCGGGAAATCACGATGGCAATTGGTCAGAAAATGGAGCCAATACGTTTCGAACCGTTTTTGGTGGGGAAACCTTTTTCTTTAAGCATAAAGGCTACGCATTCATTGGAACCAATTCGGGGCCAAATATGCGTATGAGCCCTGGTCAGATTCCTCGTGAAAACCTGGTTTGGATGGATTCCATTTTTGCAGCGAATCCGGATAAACAGCTTCCATTGATCTATATTAATCATTATCCACAGGATTCATCGTTAAATAACTGGTTTGACGCACTGAAAAGAGTTAAAACGCGGAATGTCCAGTTGGCGCTTTGTGGGCATGGTCATGCCAATAAATTATACGATTGGGAAGGAATTCCGGGGGTAATGGGACGGTCTAATCTGCGTGCGAATAAAGCGGTTGGAGGGTATAATATTGTGACCATCGCTGATGGCAAAGCGAGTTATCAGGAGCGTAATCCCGGTGTCGGAATGCAGGAGAAACCTTGGGTTGTTGTCCCTCTATTTAATCATCACTATGAAAATGAAACAGTAAGCTACCCGAGACCCAGTTATGCTGTGAATGCAAAATATGCAAATCAGGTTAAAGTCAATTGGACGTTTGAAGATGCCAGCGATATCGGGGCTGGACTAGCTGTTTACAAAAATAGCGTGATTACATCAAATACCGCGGGCGATATCTTTGCGCTTGATTTAAAAACTGGCAAAAAGCTATGGGCATTTCGTACAGGTGGTAAAGTTTATTCTACTCCGGCAGTGTGGAAAGGAATTGTCGTGGCGGGATCATCGGATCATGCAATTTATGCGGTAGATGCCCGTAATGGCAAGTTGTTGTGGAAGGTACAGACTGAAAAGGCGGTTTTGGGTTCACCCTTGCTACATGATGGCGTGGCTTTTATCGGTGGCTCGGATGGTAAGTTTAGAGCGCTGGACATCAAGACGGGAGCTGTAAAGTGGAGTTTTGACCAGGTCAAAGGATTTGTATCGACGCTGCCAACGTATTATTTGGGGAATGTAATTTTTGGTTCCTGGAGCAATGGATTCTATGCTTTGGATGCCAAAACGGGTAAGCTTTCGTGGGAGTGGAATAATGGACAGGCCAATCGGATGTTTTCTGCTGCGGCATGCAATCCGGTGGGGGTAAACAATCGTGTTTTTGTAGTTGCACCGGATCGTTTTATGACAGCACTGGATGCGAAGAACGGTGCGGTCATCTGGCGGGAAAAGAAAGATACCATTCGGGTGCGCGAGTCTATGGGACTGGCTGCAGACCATAAACTGGTTTATGTGAAGACGATGGATGGGGAGCTTTTAGGTATTTCGGTTGCTGGTGATCGTATGGATGTTGCCTGGAAGTCCAAACTTAAATTGCCCTACGAATTGACACCTTCTGCAATTACATCCAATGGCAAGTTGGTCTTTGTGCCGAGTCATTCGGGTTTGCTATCTGGGGTTGACGCAAAAACAGGCGCGGTGGCATGGCAATATAAAATATCCAATGGAATGGTTAATCCTGTTGCGCTAAATGGTCGAAACACGGTGATAGCGAGTACGATGGATGGCAAAATAGTTTCATTACAGTTTTAAGCAATCGATTGAATTGATCTTTTTGAAAATAAATGCCTTGATATGATAAAAAAATGTCTAAACTTCTTAAATTTACGTCAAGCTTTTTTGCTTGTTTTTGCATGTTTTGTTTGTAACTTTGCGAAAGCACAGCAAAATGCTTGGATTAGAATAAACCAATTGGGCTATACACCGGCGGGCAAGAAGGTCGCGGTATGGGGTGGGAAATCAATCAGGCAGCTTCGTTCTTTTGAAATTAAAAACGCGCAAACGGGTAAAACAGTCTATGTGCATCCTGTCGGAAAAGATTATGGGGCTTATGGTCCTTTTGTTCAAAGCTTTCGTTTTGATTTCTCTTCTATGCAGGATACGGGACGTTTTTTTGTTCAGGCCGGAGATGTGAAGTCTCCAACATTCCGAATCGCTCGGGACGTTTATAAAGGAGCGGCAGATTTTGCACTGCGTTATATGCGGCAACAACGGACATTGTTCAACCCTTTTCTGAACGATAGCTGCCATACACACGATGGCTTTGCGCTGTATGCAGGAAAGGTTGGCATTCCCGATAGCTCCCGTATCGATGCGGGTGGCGGTTGGCATGATGCTTCTGATTATTTGCAATATGCGACAACGTCAGCAAATGCAACATTTCATCTGTTAGCGGCTTACCGCGATTTTCCAAAGGTGTTTGGTGATCTAAAGCAAGCAAATGGTCTTGATGGAAAAAATGGCCGGGCCGATGTGCTCGATGAGGCAAAATGGGGCTTGGATTGGCTGTTGAAAATGCATCCCAAGGCCAACCAAATGTACAATCAGATTGGTGATGACCGGGATCATGCCAGCATGCGGATGCCAAAGGAAGATCCTTACTATGGTCGTGGATTTGAGAGACCGGTGTATTTTATCGATGGCGAGCCACAGCAGCGTGGCAAGTTTATGAACAATACAACCGGGACAAGCTCTACTGCTGGTAAATTTAGTAGTGCTTTTCGACTGGGGGCGATGTTGTTTGACAAAGAGGATCGGAAATATGCAACGCTGCTTTCGAAGAAATCGGAAACAGCCTATGCTTATGCCAATATAAAACCAGGCGTGACACAGACAGTTTCTGTGAAATCGCCCTATATTTATGCCGAAGATAATTGGGTAGACGATATGCAGTTGGCCGCTGCAATGGGTTTTTCGATGACAAAAAAAGAAAAGTTTGCACGAGAAGCCTTACGCTTCGCCCGGCAAGAAAAGATTACACCTTGGATGGTTAGCGATACTGCTGCACATTATCAGTGGTATCCTTTTATCAATCTTGGGCATTATGAGTTGGCAAAAGGATTAAAAGGACAAGATCGCGAGGAGATTGTTTCCTATTATAAACAGGGGATTGAGCAAGTCAATCGGAGAGCTGAGAAAAACGCTTTTTTTCGGGGAGTTCCCTTTATTTGGTGTAGCAACAACTTAACGGTATCCTTTGCGATCCAATGTCTCTGGTATAAAGAATTGACGGGAGATGCACATTTTGATGAGCTAGCCCAAGCTAATTTTGACTGGTTATTCGGGGCGAACCCTTGGGGCACGAGTATGGTATATGGTCTTCCGGCTGGAGGCGATACACCTGTCGATCCGCATTCGGCATTTACCTTTCTTGGAAAGCATCCGATCGACGGCGGATTGGTTGATGGGCCCATTATGGCATCCACGTACCGCAATCTGATTGGTATCAAGTTGAATAATCCGGATAGCTATGCGGAGTTTCAAAGTGATCTGGCGGTCTATCATGACGACTACGGAGATTATAGTACGAATGAGCCGACAATGGATGGTACCGCTTCGTTGATTTATCTGTTGGCTTCAAAGGAGGGTAAGGCCATGGAGGAGCCTACCGGAAAAAAGTAACACGGGATATTTTTGGAGCTATTGTCCGGGGCGACTCGACAAAACGGCAGGTGGCCCTGGTGTTTACCGGTCATGATTTATCTGAGGGTACTGCTGAGGTATTAGCAAGTCTAAAGCATAATGGCGTTAAAGGCTCTTTTTTCCTGACAGGCGATT
The DNA window shown above is from Sphingobacterium thalpophilum and carries:
- a CDS encoding glycoside hydrolase family 9 protein; its protein translation is MIKKCLNFLNLRQAFLLVFACFVCNFAKAQQNAWIRINQLGYTPAGKKVAVWGGKSIRQLRSFEIKNAQTGKTVYVHPVGKDYGAYGPFVQSFRFDFSSMQDTGRFFVQAGDVKSPTFRIARDVYKGAADFALRYMRQQRTLFNPFLNDSCHTHDGFALYAGKVGIPDSSRIDAGGGWHDASDYLQYATTSANATFHLLAAYRDFPKVFGDLKQANGLDGKNGRADVLDEAKWGLDWLLKMHPKANQMYNQIGDDRDHASMRMPKEDPYYGRGFERPVYFIDGEPQQRGKFMNNTTGTSSTAGKFSSAFRLGAMLFDKEDRKYATLLSKKSETAYAYANIKPGVTQTVSVKSPYIYAEDNWVDDMQLAAAMGFSMTKKEKFAREALRFARQEKITPWMVSDTAAHYQWYPFINLGHYELAKGLKGQDREEIVSYYKQGIEQVNRRAEKNAFFRGVPFIWCSNNLTVSFAIQCLWYKELTGDAHFDELAQANFDWLFGANPWGTSMVYGLPAGGDTPVDPHSAFTFLGKHPIDGGLVDGPIMASTYRNLIGIKLNNPDSYAEFQSDLAVYHDDYGDYSTNEPTMDGTASLIYLLASKEGKAMEEPTGKK
- a CDS encoding PQQ-binding-like beta-propeller repeat protein, coding for MRFPIITFFIALSCVFNVAIAQQSFKFAHVTDTHVGGATGEEDLRRTVKDLNTLKDIDFVILSGDITEFGADHELKLAKRILDSLQLPWYVIPGNHDGNWSENGANTFRTVFGGETFFFKHKGYAFIGTNSGPNMRMSPGQIPRENLVWMDSIFAANPDKQLPLIYINHYPQDSSLNNWFDALKRVKTRNVQLALCGHGHANKLYDWEGIPGVMGRSNLRANKAVGGYNIVTIADGKASYQERNPGVGMQEKPWVVVPLFNHHYENETVSYPRPSYAVNAKYANQVKVNWTFEDASDIGAGLAVYKNSVITSNTAGDIFALDLKTGKKLWAFRTGGKVYSTPAVWKGIVVAGSSDHAIYAVDARNGKLLWKVQTEKAVLGSPLLHDGVAFIGGSDGKFRALDIKTGAVKWSFDQVKGFVSTLPTYYLGNVIFGSWSNGFYALDAKTGKLSWEWNNGQANRMFSAAACNPVGVNNRVFVVAPDRFMTALDAKNGAVIWREKKDTIRVRESMGLAADHKLVYVKTMDGELLGISVAGDRMDVAWKSKLKLPYELTPSAITSNGKLVFVPSHSGLLSGVDAKTGAVAWQYKISNGMVNPVALNGRNTVIASTMDGKIVSLQF